A part of Anaeromyxobacter diazotrophicus genomic DNA contains:
- a CDS encoding phosphoribosyltransferase, translating into MPPRTSKTPAAKAARRPRATARAAVSSPPRRKPAPRRPRAEQPLGVGVGDAFAVQRLQVPASQSRARPDERLREIGWAEFGDIARELAERMEPEFKPDVVLGVVNGGVFLGGAIASYFRAEFRPIRVRKYGRRSVAQAVMALRGKKVLVVDDVTVSGQTLGAGRVTAEKAGARDIRTAAMVVRPAGHHADFFALETEELVVFGWDYQLHGGSGEPGSDPGEVGV; encoded by the coding sequence ATGCCGCCGCGCACCTCGAAGACCCCCGCCGCCAAGGCCGCTCGCCGCCCTCGCGCCACCGCCCGTGCCGCGGTGTCCTCTCCGCCGCGCCGGAAGCCCGCGCCGCGCCGTCCTCGCGCCGAGCAGCCGCTCGGGGTCGGGGTGGGCGACGCGTTCGCGGTGCAGCGCCTGCAGGTCCCCGCCTCCCAGTCGCGCGCCCGGCCGGACGAGCGGCTCCGCGAGATCGGCTGGGCCGAGTTCGGCGACATCGCGCGCGAGCTGGCGGAGCGGATGGAGCCGGAGTTCAAGCCCGACGTCGTGCTCGGGGTGGTGAACGGCGGCGTGTTCCTGGGCGGCGCCATCGCCAGCTACTTCCGCGCCGAGTTCCGCCCCATCCGCGTCCGCAAGTACGGCCGCCGCTCGGTGGCGCAGGCGGTCATGGCCCTGCGCGGGAAGAAGGTGCTGGTGGTGGACGACGTCACCGTGAGCGGCCAGACCCTGGGGGCGGGCCGCGTCACCGCCGAGAAGGCGGGCGCCCGCGACATCCGCACCGCGGCCATGGTGGTGCGCCCGGCCGGCCACCACGCCGACTTCTTCGCCCTGGAGACGGAGGAGCTCGTCGTCTTCGGCTGGGACTACCAGCTCCACGGCGGCAGCGGCGAGCCCGGCAGCGACCCGGGCGAGGTCGGGGTGTGA
- a CDS encoding Hsp33 family molecular chaperone HslO has protein sequence MSDRLVRGLLPSQGLRVLYARVTDTARIARMLHGLYPTAAYLFGEGLAAGLLVASLAKDHTRVNLQLECDGPLRGLFVDADTDANVRGYVRAPQVNFPGDPAAGARAALGGSGYLSVMRDLGGGQFYRGQVALEARELGRDLERYFLDSEQVGTALDLAVVPRADEPLGEVAGLLVQRLPDGDGAALERIRERLRAGALRAALARAAAAQEAIGEVVGTGFDLLADLEVAYRCGCSMERARVAVSALGKDGLLDVLEKEGEAVVTCEFCRERYVVGQAELRDMLARLERQEKGDGT, from the coding sequence ATGTCCGACCGCCTCGTGCGCGGACTCCTGCCGTCGCAGGGGTTGCGCGTCCTCTACGCCCGCGTCACCGACACCGCGCGCATCGCGCGGATGCTCCACGGCCTCTATCCGACCGCCGCCTACCTGTTCGGCGAGGGCCTGGCCGCTGGCCTGCTCGTCGCCTCGCTGGCGAAGGACCACACGCGGGTGAACCTGCAGCTCGAGTGCGACGGCCCGCTGCGCGGGTTGTTCGTCGACGCGGACACCGACGCCAACGTCCGCGGCTACGTGCGGGCGCCGCAGGTGAACTTCCCGGGAGATCCGGCCGCGGGCGCGCGCGCGGCGCTGGGAGGGTCCGGCTACCTCTCCGTCATGCGCGACCTGGGGGGCGGGCAGTTCTACCGCGGCCAGGTTGCGCTCGAGGCGCGCGAGCTGGGGCGCGACCTGGAGCGGTACTTCCTCGACTCCGAGCAGGTCGGCACGGCGCTCGACCTGGCGGTGGTGCCTCGCGCCGACGAGCCGCTGGGCGAGGTGGCGGGGTTGCTCGTGCAGCGCCTGCCGGACGGCGACGGCGCGGCGCTGGAGCGGATCCGCGAGCGCCTGCGGGCGGGCGCGCTCCGGGCGGCGCTCGCGCGGGCCGCGGCGGCGCAGGAGGCCATCGGCGAGGTGGTCGGGACGGGGTTCGACCTCCTCGCCGACCTGGAGGTCGCCTACCGGTGCGGCTGCAGCATGGAGCGGGCCCGGGTGGCCGTCTCGGCGCTCGGCAAGGATGGCCTGCTCGACGTGCTGGAGAAGGAGGGCGAGGCGGTCGTCACCTGCGAGTTCTGCCGGGAGCGCTACGTCGTCGGCCAGGCGGAGCTGCGCGACATGCTGGCGCGCCTGGAGCGCCAGGAGAAGGGCGACGGCACGTGA